Proteins from a genomic interval of Fusarium oxysporum Fo47 chromosome I, complete sequence:
- a CDS encoding serine carboxypeptidase S28-domain-containing protein, with translation TFDQLIDHDNSSLGTFKQRYWCSLNYANGTNPPVVFISPLDAEAEQVKFWLHDDYVIGGMIARRIGAVMLLLEGRYFGQSSPYQQLTTENMKYYTEDQIMRDKIYFAENVKLPFAKNGSARPAKVPWVHTGCSGQGNRVLFTQKQYPGTFWASWASSALPQAISDYWRYFDAAKAYLPKNCTADVEKVIEHLDNVMLHGSADEIQQIKEDFGAPDLKHNDDFMNLLNYGPQSYQGASLRIHNTWEFCGYVENAVGVIDKSKLPGSGGVGLDKALAGYARWTKEVWIPGKCEERGPWKGVTNTGCFNFGDTDSLVYANKTLASSGIAKTLQFQWLLCNEPEDYWQTGSPEGSPTLVSRLVNREYFRKTCARYFPPGPGGETYGLAKGKTTESWNAHYGGWSDPSPYVKRTVLVDGLYDPWRAAGFASSQRPGGVLGNSTHIRHFLNPLGNHCTDTFRNAGTIWPEVKAIQEAGIHQIEKWVAEFPKNR, from the exons ACATTCGACCAACTGATCGATCACGACAACTCTTCTCTTGGAACCTTCAAGCAGCGGTACTGGTGTAGCCTTAATTATGCGAATGGCACCAACCCCCCTGTCGTGTTCATATCCCCCCTAGATGCTGAGGCTGAACAAGTGAAGTTCTGGTTGCACGATGACTATGTCATTGGCGGCATGATTGCACGACGCATTGGAGctgtgatgctgctgcttgagGGTCGATATTTTGGTCAATCGTCGCCATATCAGCAACTCACGACTGAAAATATGAAGTACTACACTGAGGATCAGATTATGCGCGATAAGATATACTTCGCTGAAAATGTCAAACTACCATTTGCGAAAAATGGGAGCGCCAGGCCGGCCAAGGTGCCCTGGGTTCATACAGGATGCTCGGGGCAGGGAAATCGAGTCTTGTTCACGCAGAAACAGTATCCAGGTACATTCTGGGCAAGTTGGGCGTCAAGTGCACTACCACAAGCGATTTCTGACTACTGGAGGTATTTTGACGCTGCCAAAGCATATTTGCCCAAGAACTGTACAGCAGATGTCGAGAAGGTCATTGAGCATCTGGACAATGTCATGCTTCACG GCTCAGCAGATGAAATCCAGCAAATTAAGGAAGACTTCGGGGCTCCTGACCTCAAACACAACGATGATTTTATGAACCTCCTCAACTATGGACCGCAGTCTTATCAGGGCGCTTCTTTACGCATACACAATACGTGGGAGTTCTGCGGCTACGTCGAGAATGCCGTTGGCGTTATAGACAAGTCTAAGCTTCCAGGCTCAGGAGGTGTTGGTCTAGACAAGGCGTTGGCAGGATATGCCCGCTGGACCAAAGAGGTCTGGATCCCTGGAAAATGTGAGGAACGAGGTCCCTGGAAGGGGGTGACCAACACGGGCTGCTTCAACTTTGGTGACACTGACAGCTTGGTTTACGCCAATAAGACGTTGGCCAGTTCAGGCATTGCAAAGACGCTTCAATTCCAATGGCTCCTCTGTAACGAGCCTGAAGACTACTGGCAGACGGGTTCACCAGAGGGTTCACCGACACTGGTCTCACGCTTGGTGAACAGGGAGTACTTCAGGAAGACATGTGCGCGTTATTTCCCTCCCGGCCCTGGTGGAGAGACCTACGGCCTGGCCAAGGGAAAGACGACAGAATCATGGAACGCTCACTATGGAGGCTGGAGCGACCCTTCTCCGTACGTGAAGAGGACTGTCTTGGTTGATGGTCTGTATGATCCTTGGCGGGCAGCGGGATTTGCTTCTTCACAAAGACCTGGAGGCGTGCTCGGCAACAGCACCCACATCAGACACTTTTTGAACCCCTTGGGCAATCACTGTACTGATACGTTTCGCAATGCTGGTACTATTTGGCCAGAGGTCAAAGCCATCCAGGAGGCTGGCATTCATCAGATTGAGAAGTGGGTCGCAGAGTTTCCCAAGAACAGGTAA
- a CDS encoding histone chaperone domain CHZ-domain-containing protein gives MADNNATLPQDPSQAQGATFAEEKGKGKAPAEQMTEDTAMDEDDEDDSDDDDEEVPEADEEDGLEEIDPSNIVEGRRTRGAQIDFAKAAEQHPADDEDEEDDEDFQPPNEDTKMSD, from the exons ATGGCCGACAACAACGCTACTCTTCCCCAGGATCCTTCCCAGGCCCAGGGCGCTACCTTTGCCGAGgagaagggaaagggaaaggCTCCTGCTGAGCAGATGACTGAGGACACTGCtatggatgaggatgacgaggatgatagcgatgatgatgatgaggag GTCCCCGAAGCTG atgaggaagatggctTGGAAGAGATTGACCCCAGCAACATTGTCGAGGGCCGCCGTACTCGAGGTGCCCAAATTGACTTCGCCAAGGCCGCCGAGCAACACCCtgccgacgacgaggatgaggaagacgatgaggacTTCCAGCCTCCCAACGAGGACACCAAGATGTCTGACTAA
- a CDS encoding velvet factor-domain-containing protein, whose protein sequence is MATPSSIPAEPKRDVINRIHRVTRENRSLWYQMTVLQQPERARACGSGSKANSDRRPVDPPPVVELRIIEGPSVEEGKDITFDYNANFFLYASLEHARPLARGRVNTPAAGNPPILTGVPASGMAYLDRPTEAGYFIFPDLSVRHEGLYILTFSLFETTKEERDYDLEPADGDLPPGVDYRMEIKTEPFSVYSAKKFPGLMESTQLSKTVADQGCRVRIRRDVRMRKRESKPGAGNSNSGGNGFERREEDFGRRRTITPASEDPHSIRNRSHSNSSEHRTPYTDASRRPSMVDSYPPPPPPPPPSYEPAPSASRHLDFGDSSAAQYPTPRQYAHQPGLQITPGPPNGSYAPTAQSPYSKTDVPYGYVNRNIPPSCPSPAPSLKHELYDRRQSTSTYVPPSPSVYSTEGHHRRDSRPSYPPTPVAAPHPRPMHSQTSLPALKIDQLVSPVSPLPPIEPQTGPAPELPPINVGGKRKHESVFAQSTRPLHNGQRQVDPHYGRSHRGYSPDHDQGWYSRADGQISSVQFNRYYDE, encoded by the exons ATGGCTACACCATCCTCGATTCCTGCCGAGCCAAAGCGCGATGTTATCAACAGGATCCACAGAGTTACAAGAGAGAACCGCAGCCTCTGGTATCAGATGACTGTTCTGCAGCAACCTGAGCGTGCCCGAGCCTGCGGTTCTGGTTCAAAAG CCAACAGTGACCGCCGACCTGTTGATCCTCCCCCGGTTGTCGAGCTTCGGATTATCGAGGGACCTAGTGTGGAAGAGGGCAAGGACATCACTTTTGACTACAACGCCAACTTCTTTCTCTACGCCAGTCTCGAGCATGCCCGTCCACTTGCACGCGGTCGTGTTAATACTCCAGCTGCTGGCAACCCACCCATTCTGACTGGTGTTCCCGCTTCTGGCATGGCCTATCTCGACCGTCCCACCGAAGCTGGTTATTTCATCTTTCCCGACCTTTCTGTCCGCCACGAGGGCCTCTACATACTGACCTTCAGTTTGTTTGAGACTACCAAGGAGGAAAGAGACTATGATCTGGAACCTGCCGATGGCGATCTTCCACCCGGAGTCGACTATAGAATGGAAATCAAGACTGAACCTTTCAGCGTCTACAGCGCTAAGAAGTTTCCTGGATTGATGGAGAGTACTCAACTCAGCAAGACTGTTGCTGACCAGGGCTGCCGAGTTCGAATTCGACGAGATGTTCGTATGAGGAAGCGGGAAAGCAAGCCCGGTGCTGGTAACAGCAACAGTGGTGGAAACGGTTTCGAACGTCGGGAAGAGGACTTTGGTCGCAGAAGGACTATCACTCCAGCATCAGAAGACCCCCATAGTATCCGAAACCGATCTCACAGTAACTCGAGCGAACATCGAACTCCTTACACCGACGCTTCTCGCCGACCTTCGATGGTGGATTCTTATCCGCccccaccaccaccacctcctcccTCCTATGAGCCTGCTCCTTCTGCATCGCGTCACCTCGACTTCGGAGACTCCTCTGCTGCTCAGTATCCAACACCACGACAATATGCGCACCAACCTGGCCTGCAAATAACGCCCGGTCCGCCCAATGGTTCTTATGCTCCTACAGCTCAGTCTCCATACTCCAAGACGGATGTGCCTTACGGTTACGTCAACCGTAACATTCCTCCTTCGTGCCCTTCACCAGCTCCATCTCTTAAGCACGAATTGTATGACCGTAGACAATCTACCAGCACCTACGTTCCCCCTTCCCCTTCAGTCTACTCTACCGAAGGCCACCATCGCCGAGACTCGCGGCCGTCGTACCCGCCCACGCCTGTTGCTGCACCTCATCCGCGACCTATGCACAGCCAGACCTCCCTCCCGGCTCTCAAGATAGACCAGCTCGTCTCTCCCGTTTCGCCGCTACCTCCTATTGAGCCACAGACCGGTCCTGCTCCTGAACTACCTCCTATCAATGTTGGTGGCAAGCGCAAGCACGAGAGCGTCTTCGCCCAGAGCACCCGTCCACTTCACAATGGTCAGCGACAAGTGGATCCTCACTACGGTCGATCTCACCGTGGTTATAGCCCCGATCATGACCAAGGCTGGTACTCTCGAGCCGATGGTCAAATCAGCTCTGTCCAGTTCAACCGGTATTATGACGAGTAG
- a CDS encoding Apc15p protein-domain-containing protein produces MFTTLPDFTPRDSHSLWYRSSRSPYTPPGPLDDLSGDTHNIQHGANQARQRTKLIERSALARLAADEQYMQRRRLNVQNYGSGWLKPPGVPKTLHQMREEKREQEEHQEAMRREQLAQELAEAEAEGMPGEGTMDDVQLDGAQDLDDEIPDADEEGYAFGDDDDEEDDEEEDEEDGEETDDEALRAERQNDLMQARMRMGDDAFREALVRGEPDANDMYGDTEGLEEEEDNGHLLDEEDFAQDDDLGMDMDADLDEDIPEAESGGYEHTDSEAEISSSEQEPSNDDEDDDEDDVDVSFAPRSATLPRPMSPTFQGRSSMAHPRASMDLSNLLSQDGSSFMQSSPAGRRARHG; encoded by the exons ATGTTCACCACACTCCCAGACTTTACACCGCGAGAC TCGCATTCTTTGTGGTATAGATCTTCCCGCAGTCCTTACACCCCACCTGGACCTCTCGACGACTTGAGCGGTGATACACATAACATTCAACATGGCGCAAACCAAGCTCGACAACGAACGAAGCTCATTGAGCGATCAGCTCTCGCTCGGCTGGCTGCGGATGAACAGTACATGCAGAGAAGACGACTGAACGTTCAGAATTATGGCAGCGGCTGGCTGAAACCCCCAGGTGTTCCTAAGACATTGCACCAGATGCGTGAGGAGAAGCgggagcaagaagagcaCCAAGAAGCAATGCGCCGAGAACAATTAGCTCAAGAACtagctgaagctgaagcagaGGGTATGCCTGGCGAGGGTACAATGGATGACGTTCAGCTTGACGGAGCTCAGGATCTAGACGATGAGATTcctgatgctgatgaagaaggctATGCTTTTggcgacgacgatgacgaagaagacgacgaggaagaggatgaagaagatggtgaggagacagatgatgaagccCTGAGAGCAGAGCGCCAGAACGATCTCATGCAAGCACGTATGAGGATGGGCGACGACGCTTTTCGCGAGGCCCTCGTCCGCGGTGAGCCGGATGCTAATGACATGTACGGCGACACGGAAggactcgaagaagaagaggataacGGCCATCTTCTAGACGAGGAAGACTTCGCTCAAGACGATGACCTTGGCATGGACATGGACGCCGATCTTGACGAAGATATCCCCGAGGCTGAGAGCGGCGGCTACGAGCACACCGACTCTGAAGCCGAAATCTCCAGTAGTGAACAAGAGCCATCcaacgacgacgaggatgatgatgaagacgatgtcGACGTTAGTTTCGCACCTCGCTCTGCAACCCTCCCTCGTCCTATGTCGCCTACCTTCCAGGGCCGTTCCAGCATGGCACATCCACGCGCCAGCATGGATCTAAGTAACCTTCTCTCGCAAGACGGCAGCAGTTTTATGCAGAGCAGTCCCGCTGGACGACGAGCCCGTCACGGCTAG
- a CDS encoding cyclin-domain-containing protein, with protein sequence MLKTSPALSASANASPNAFRYATSSPQHSSKPSPALRRRPSTRSDTPSSADAMKSSPIQRPRQYVANDSGIHGSPEVQRPPSSISQKASAHPAQSPAPSRPSQDQTVQQGQALSGVSPTKRRSSPTPTNPDAVAATNSSPQTSKRAKPATPPPKVLPDRYELCAIEDMVELVAHMLAELIATNDAIRISNGGLTRFHSRTAPGISVRDYLHRLARHATLTPPLLLAMVYYIDRLCAMYQEFTINTLTVHRFLITAATVAAKGLSDSFWNNTTYARVGGVRVAELKLLELEFLYRVDWKIVPNPEVLVAYYKGLVERTPGYVLESDGSDDEDEDEDDDAEDGENEPLDN encoded by the exons ATGCTGAAGACGTCTCCAGCCTTGTCCGCCTCCGCCAATGCCTCGCCTAACGCTTTTCGATATGCGACGTCGTCCCCTCAGCACTCCTCAAAGCCTTCGCCAGCTCTCCGGCGACGGCCTTCTACCCGCTCCGACACTCCATCGTCCGCCGACGCTATGAAGTCTTCTCCAATACAGCGTCCGAGACAGTATGTCGCGAATGACTCTGGTATACATGGCTCACCCGAAGTCCAACGACCGCCGTCATCAATTTCTCAAAAAGCTTCTGCGCATCCTGCACAATCACCTGCCCCCTCACGCCCTTCTCAGGATCAGACTGTGCAGCAAGGCCAAGCACTAAGCGGGGTGTCACCAACTAAACGTCGAAGCTCTCCCACTCCGACCAACCCAGATGCCGTTGCTGCTACGAACTCTTCACCACAGACGAGTAAACGTGCAAAACCTGCTACGCCGCCACCAAAAGTATTACCAGATCGTTATGAGCTCTGTGCTATAGAGGATATGGTAGAGTTGGTTGCGCATATGTTGGCAGAGTTGATCGCTACGAATGACGCCATCCGAATTTCGAATGGCGGATTGACACGCTTTCACTCAAG AACCGCACCTGGAATTTCGGTTCGAGATTACCTCCACCGTTTGGCTAGACATGCGACCCTAACACCGCCGCTTCTCCTGGCCATGGTTTACTATATTGATCGGCTATGCGCCATGTACCAAGAATTCACCATCAATACGTTGACTGTGCATCGATTTTTAATCACTGCAGCTACAGTCGCTGCCAAAGGGTTATCAGACTCTTTCTGGAACAACACCACTTATGCTAGGGTTGGTGGCGTTCGGGTAGCAGAACTCAAATTACTAGAGTTGGAATTTCTCTACCGAGTCGATTGGAAAATTGTTCCAAACCCTGAAGTCCTTGTGGCATATTACAAGGGTCTAGTGGAACGAACCCCTGGCTATGTTTTAGAATCGGATGGTtcagacgacgaagacgaagatgaggatgatgacgcCGAAGATGGAGAGAATGAACCTTTGGACAATTAG
- a CDS encoding armadillo-type protein → MARAQSHPILAQLRNARTLPEQTDALRALKNEIIGHVQRKEQWIGLGVLEPIVRTLASARSPAKPNGKDSRYPLLQRPLSEDENVRLQALQLVASFANGGPAFLAPLHAARAIPSLMANVSPFTNAPQLVVAALKALTDIADASTLAAPSSPIDVESLADTVFSVQYLDSFGAMLSITSTNILLQSQVSLAAGLISRLCREERHQQALATSGVLDALATRLASVAVLRGEVVPGADASAKNDGLFEAFPEPAPQTLRLDSILEAIGAILGDSKYRANRLANSPSILAVFPPIKFEPAGNPDIEQTGPNSTRQHPVTAMEYMLPINLPRNQSTSPYGSVPPGGSSDSQSSSRSSLSKFSSSAIWDSPRFQTTGSSPEDTEEIESPFIPWLVRLVRRSGEYERLLASAILAALIKGGVASKGLREASLGLLVVPLLIRMIAKNDKDVSDVNEVDNTVKRTILERAPVVLARMITDSEYLQKAAYECEAVPVLSRLLKHAYTPVKEGTRPHYWSPHADVDMEVENNSPVAQLGQEGQNELLVHRLKVRESTLKAIAALAGGKEDYRKAFVAEDVVSYVVESLSEYPRRPQSAKERGSEKPSAETTRKGETAGYGANPASVIVAGCHVVRMLSRSVSILRTSLVDHGVALPVFRFMKHPDVNVQIAATAAICNLVLEVSPVRELLAENGVVTVLCEHAHSQNPALRLNGLWALKHFVDAVGPDLKKACLAELGSHWLQQLVCEDTEDMALQLAKEREASGLDMDDDVDMQPSDEPHRWIYGSNGMLRELNAADSSRLRQVEDKLAVVRESELNPVRRARNDDVAIQEQGLDMIRNLIGRPRSGLSPETTNETTEMIDFLLHEFGSERLFEILSSKLRPKVHRPFSRRVTSGREPRMFHPQSKIIVAVIYILTHIAASISRHQQMIIAQTDLLKLLAQQASSKDREVRVALCHFIINLTYKDDDGEAQACAIRAHELRKLGFYSKMEALTKQDGDLDVRERAKTAAYQIEQAGY, encoded by the exons ATGGCTCGAGCGCAAAGCCACCCGATTCTGGCTCAGTTGCGAAACGCTAGAACATTGCCCGAGCAAACTGACGCCTTACGAGCTCTCAAGAATGAAATTATCGGCCATGTACAAAGAAAAGAGCAATGGATTGGCTTGGGTGTTCTTGAACCAATTGTCAGAACATTGGCCTCGGCCAGGTCACCAGCGAAGCCAAATGGGAAGGACTCTCGATATCCTTTACTACAGAGGCCGTTATCGGAAGATGAGAATGTGAGGTTACAGGCGCTTCAACTGGTGGCGAGCTTTGCGAACG GAGGACCTGCTTTCCTTGCGCCCCTCCATGCGGCACGCGCAATTCCCTCCCTCATGGCCAACGTATCGCCGTTCACCAACGCACCGCAACTCGTCGTCGCGGCCCTCAAGGCATTGACTGACATAGCTGATGCTTCTACCCTGGCGGCGCCATCTTCGCCCATCGATGTCGAATCTCTAGCGGATACCGTGTTCTCTGTCCAATATCTCGATTCGTTTGGGGCAATGCTTTCTATCACTTCTACGAATATCCTCCTACAATCTCAAGTTTCGCTCGCAGCAGGCTTGATATCTCGACTTTGCCGTGAAGAGCGCCATCAACAAGCTTTGGCAACATCCGGAGTATTAGATGCGTTAGCGACCCGTTTAGCAAGCGTTGCGGTCCTTCGTGGAGAGGTTGTTCCAGGAGCTGACGCTTCGGCAAAGAACGATGGGCTCTTTGAAGCTTTCCCCGAGCCGGCACCCCAAACATTAAGATTGGATTCGATACTTGAGGCTATCGGTGCTATTCTGGGAGATTCAAAATATCGGGCAAATAGACTGGCAAACTCTCCTTCTATTCTTGCTGTCTTCCCACCGATCAAATTTGAGCCTGCAGGAAACCCAGACATCGAGCAAACAGGCCCTAACAGCACGCGTCAGCATCCAGTGACTGCGATGGAGTATATGCTTCCGATCAACTTACCCCGAAACCAATCTACATCCCCCTACGGCTCCGTACCACCAGGTGGCTCTTCAGATTCGCAATCATCTAGCCGATCTTCTCTGAGCAAGTTCAGCTCGTCTGCTATATGGGATTCGCCTCGATTTCAAACCACGGGCTCGAGTCCTGAAGATACAGAGGAGATTGAGAGCCCCTTTATTCCCTGGCTGGTCCGGCTCGTGAGGCGCTCAGGTGAATATGAGCGCCTCCTTGCCTCTGCTATTCTTGCTGCACTTATCAAAGGTGGAGTAGCAAGCAAAGGGTTGAGAGAAGCGAGCCTGGGACTTCTCGTGGTACCCCTTCTCATCCGCATGATAGCTAAAAACGACAAAGACGTCTCGGATGTGAATGAGGTCGACAATACGGTCAAACGCACTATTTTGGAGCGCGCACCAGTGGTTTTGGCACGCATGATTACAGACAGCGAGTACCTCCAGAAGGCAGCCTACGAATGTGAAGCCGTGCCTGTGTTGAGTCGGCTTCTCAAGCACGCCTACACTCCTGTAAAGGAAGGTACGCGGCCGCATTACTGGTCGCCTCATGCAGATGTCGATATGGAGGTTGAGAACAACTCCCCAGTGGCTCAACTTGGTCAGGAAGGTCAGAATGAGCTCCTGGTTCACCGACTCAAAGTGCGTGAAAGCACATTGAAGGCCATCGCAGCTCTCGCAGGGGGTAAAGAAGACTACAGAAAGGCATTTGTGGCTGAAGATGTGGTTTCCTACGTTGTCGAGTCCCTTTCAGAGTATCCTAGAAGACCGCAGAGTGCAAAGGAGCGAGGCTCAGAAAAGCCAAGCGCTGAGACTACTAGAAAGGGAGAAACGGCAGGATATGGTGCCAACCCTGCTTCCGTGATCGTTGCCGGATGCCATGTTGTTCGAATGCTTTCGAGATCAGTCAGCATTCTACGAACATCCTTGGTTGACCACGGAGTTGCTCTGCCCGTCTTCCGCTTCATGAAACATCCGGACGTCAATGTTCAAATCGCTGCTACTGCGGCTATCTGCAACCTGGTCCTGGAGGTCAGCCCAGTGAGAGAG CTTCTTGCCGAGAATGGCGTTGTGACTGTTCTTTGCGAGCACGCCCACTCACAGAACCCGGCTCTTCGCTTGAACGGATTGTGGGCACTCAAACACTTTGTAGATGCCGTTGGACCCGACCTGAAGAAAGCATGCCTTGCAGAGCTTGGATCTCACTGGCTACAGCAGTTGGTTTGCGAAGATACGGAAGACATGGCCTTGCAGCTGGCGAAGGAACGGGAAGCGTCGGGACTGGATATGGACGACGATGTGGATATGCAACCATCAGACGAGCCCCATCGGTGGATTTACGGATCAAACGGAATGCTTCGAGAACTCAACGCCGCCGACTCTTCAAGGCTGAGACAAGTTGAAGACAAGCTCGCAGTGGTGCGAGAATCCGAATTAAACCCGGTCCGGAGAGCACGGAATGACGATGTAGCGATCCAGGAACAAGGGCTGGACATGATTCGGAACCTGATTGGAAGGCCTCGAAGTGGTCTGTCACCAGAGACAACGAATGAGACAACGGAGATGATCGACTTTTTGCTGCATGAATTCGGAAGCGAACGGCTATTCGAGATACTATCATCCAAACTGCGACCCAAGGTGCATCGACCTTTCTCCCGTCGAGTAACGAGTGGCCGAGAGCCCAGGATGTTCCACCCACAGAGCAAGATCATTGTGGCCGTTATATACATCCTAACGCATATCGCGGCGAGCATCTCACGACATCAGCAGATGATCATCGCGCAAACAGATCTTTTGAAACTTCTGGCGCAGCAGGCCAGCAGCAAAGATCGAGAAGTCCGGGTAGCGCTATGtcacttcatcatcaacctcactTATaaggatgacgatggtgagGCTCAAGCTTGTGCTATCAGGGCGCACGAGTTACGAAAGCTTGGATTCTACTCCAAAATGGAGGCTCTTACAAAGCAAGATGGGGATTTGGATGTGCGGGAGCGAGCAAAAACAGCAGCGTATCAGATAGAGCAGGCGGGATATTGA